In Paeniglutamicibacter kerguelensis, one genomic interval encodes:
- a CDS encoding ABC transporter ATP-binding protein: MKHVEPAGSTPLLEIKDLTVSFASRAGTATVVQGISLVVERNQTVGIVGESGSGKSMTSLAIMGLLPAKAATTGSIKLQGQEILGSPERHLHKLRGERMAMVFQDPLSSLNPYYTVGKQIAEAYKAHRGGSLRAAQAVAIDAMGRVGISDPKRRVDNYPHQFSGGMRQRIMIAMAMCCEPDLLIADEPTTALDVTVQAQILDLMSQLQAESGTGMVFITHDLAVVSQVSQRVLVMNKGHVVENGTTEDVFSNPRDPYTQALLDAIPRIDDPIRAMKKVNSGLVKEA, encoded by the coding sequence ATGAAACATGTAGAACCGGCCGGCTCAACGCCCCTGCTGGAAATCAAGGACCTCACGGTTTCCTTCGCCTCGCGTGCGGGAACGGCAACGGTGGTCCAGGGGATCAGCCTGGTCGTCGAACGGAACCAAACCGTCGGCATCGTCGGCGAGTCCGGCTCCGGAAAATCGATGACCAGCCTGGCCATCATGGGACTGCTGCCGGCCAAGGCGGCAACCACCGGCAGCATCAAGCTGCAGGGCCAGGAGATCCTGGGAAGCCCGGAACGGCACCTGCACAAACTGCGCGGGGAGCGCATGGCCATGGTCTTCCAGGACCCGCTGTCCTCGTTGAACCCCTACTACACGGTGGGCAAGCAAATCGCGGAGGCCTACAAGGCCCACCGCGGAGGATCGCTCCGTGCGGCCCAGGCCGTGGCCATCGACGCCATGGGACGGGTCGGAATCAGCGATCCGAAGCGCCGGGTGGACAACTACCCGCACCAATTCTCCGGCGGCATGCGCCAGCGCATCATGATCGCCATGGCCATGTGCTGCGAGCCCGACCTGTTGATCGCCGACGAGCCGACCACGGCGCTGGACGTCACTGTGCAGGCGCAGATCCTGGACTTGATGTCACAGCTCCAAGCGGAATCGGGAACCGGAATGGTGTTCATCACCCACGATTTGGCCGTGGTCTCGCAGGTTTCCCAGCGTGTGCTGGTGATGAACAAGGGCCACGTCGTGGAAAACGGGACGACCGAAGACGTCTTCTCGAATCCGCGCGACCCCTACACGCAGGCCCTGCTGGATGCCATCCCG
- a CDS encoding ABC transporter permease, protein MITYLARRLLAAAGVLVLVALLTYWIFFALSPDPAVMICGKTCTPERIDQIRATLGVDQPFMTQFFTFLGGIFMGRTYGTGANAIECAAPCLGFSFQTNQSVLEMIGDRMPVSITIAVGAAVLWLLIGVSAGVLSAVRQGTWWDKAAMMVALSGISLPNYFIALVLQYVLVVELQILPFPSTPAFGEDPLFWFQSYLMPWTVLAFGYASMYARLTRANMIDTLGENFIRTARAKGLSSGLVLGRHALRPSLTPIVTLFGMDFAGLLGGALITETVFGLNGVGKMTSDAISKNDQPVIMGVTLMAALFVIVANIIVDILYTTLDPRVRTKVA, encoded by the coding sequence GTGATTACGTATCTAGCCAGACGACTTCTGGCGGCAGCGGGCGTGCTTGTCCTCGTGGCGCTGCTGACCTACTGGATCTTCTTTGCGCTGTCGCCGGATCCGGCCGTGATGATCTGCGGCAAGACCTGCACGCCCGAACGCATCGACCAGATCCGCGCCACCCTCGGGGTCGACCAGCCGTTCATGACCCAGTTCTTCACCTTCCTCGGCGGGATCTTCATGGGCCGGACCTACGGCACCGGGGCCAATGCCATCGAATGCGCCGCACCGTGCCTCGGCTTCAGCTTCCAGACCAACCAATCGGTACTCGAAATGATCGGCGACCGCATGCCCGTTTCCATCACCATTGCCGTGGGCGCGGCGGTCCTCTGGCTCCTCATCGGTGTCAGCGCCGGCGTCCTGAGCGCAGTCCGCCAGGGCACCTGGTGGGACAAGGCAGCCATGATGGTCGCCCTGAGCGGCATCAGCCTGCCGAACTACTTCATCGCGCTGGTGCTGCAGTACGTCCTGGTGGTCGAGCTGCAGATCCTGCCGTTCCCCTCCACGCCGGCCTTCGGCGAGGACCCGTTGTTCTGGTTCCAGTCGTACCTGATGCCGTGGACCGTGCTGGCATTCGGCTATGCCTCGATGTATGCGCGGCTGACCCGGGCCAACATGATCGACACCCTGGGCGAGAACTTCATCCGGACCGCACGGGCCAAGGGACTTTCCTCCGGGCTGGTGTTGGGACGCCATGCGCTGCGCCCGTCGCTGACACCCATCGTGACGTTGTTCGGCATGGACTTCGCCGGCCTGCTCGGCGGTGCGTTGATCACGGAAACCGTGTTCGGGCTCAACGGCGTCGGCAAGATGACCTCAGATGCCATCAGCAAGAACGACCAGCCGGTCATCATGGGCGTGACCCTCATGGCCGCACTGTTTGTCATAGTTGCCAACATCATCGTCGACATTCTCTACACCACGCTGGATCCACGCGTAAGGACAAAGGTCGCATGA
- a CDS encoding ABC transporter permease, giving the protein MSMLPADLLVAPGEVTPEPSEGPSSSRGRSSSLRRVTSAMLASPAAMLSAAFIVLIVLVAIAAPLLTKWSGWDPFQYDDTAVNPDLGGLPALPWGGISTDHWFGVEPQSGRDVFARIVYGARVSLAIAFAAAAITTIVGVVLGMLAGFFGGWVDQVISRVMDFLMAFPSLIFMIALLSALPAGNRPVLLVMVLCIFGWPYTARVIRGQTMSLGQREFVEAAQASGASKAAIVFKEILPNLTGTIIVLVTLAVPSYIGTEAALSFLGVGVVPPTPSWGQMIATAVPWYATDPMFFFVPGLFLFLTVLSFTVFGDHLSRAIDTGDTSK; this is encoded by the coding sequence ATGTCAATGCTTCCCGCCGACCTTCTGGTCGCGCCCGGTGAAGTGACGCCTGAACCAAGCGAAGGACCGTCCTCATCCCGAGGACGGTCCTCCTCGCTCCGGCGCGTCACCTCCGCAATGCTTGCTTCCCCCGCTGCCATGCTCAGCGCGGCCTTCATCGTGCTGATTGTCCTTGTGGCGATCGCAGCGCCCCTGCTGACCAAATGGAGCGGCTGGGATCCCTTCCAATACGACGACACGGCGGTAAACCCCGATCTGGGAGGCTTGCCCGCGCTGCCCTGGGGCGGCATCAGCACGGACCATTGGTTCGGTGTCGAACCCCAGAGCGGCCGCGACGTCTTTGCCCGCATCGTCTACGGTGCCCGCGTCTCCCTGGCCATTGCGTTTGCCGCCGCCGCCATCACCACCATCGTCGGAGTGGTCCTTGGCATGCTGGCCGGATTCTTCGGCGGCTGGGTCGACCAAGTCATTTCCCGCGTGATGGATTTCCTGATGGCGTTCCCGTCGCTGATCTTCATGATCGCGCTCCTGTCCGCGCTGCCTGCCGGCAACCGGCCGGTGCTGCTGGTCATGGTCCTGTGCATCTTCGGCTGGCCGTACACGGCCCGCGTTATCCGGGGACAGACCATGTCGCTGGGCCAGCGCGAGTTCGTCGAGGCCGCCCAGGCCTCCGGCGCCAGCAAGGCGGCGATCGTCTTCAAGGAAATCCTGCCCAACCTCACCGGAACCATCATCGTCCTGGTGACGCTCGCCGTCCCCTCCTACATCGGCACCGAAGCGGCGCTGTCGTTCCTGGGCGTCGGCGTTGTTCCGCCCACCCCGTCTTGGGGCCAGATGATCGCCACGGCCGTGCCGTGGTACGCGACGGACCCGATGTTCTTCTTTGTCCCCGGCCTGTTCCTCTTCCTGACGGTCCTTTCCTTTACGGTCTTCGGGGACCACCTCAGCCGCGCCATTGACACGGGAGATACCTCAAAGTGA
- a CDS encoding ABC transporter substrate-binding protein: MKSKKFVLGLALTSALLLTACGGGSNAPAPSGSAGAGAEGTTGGSVRVLLNADYSHLDPAMGFDTGVKNFYRLIYRTLTTNSTEEGKSGEMKPDLATDLGTPSNGGKTWTFTLKDGIFFEDGTPITSAEVKYGVSRAFDPEIGIGSPWAKQLLDDGSGYKGPYIDKDKDFKAIETPDAKTIVFNLNQPFADFGSVVGQNSFVPFPVGSGSGKGFDAKPIASGPYKVDSYTRGGELKLSRNEKWDAKSDTVRPAKPDHYEFLFGIDGATIDERMLAGQGEDKNAISGGALQPANVSRIQDPSVKDRAVRAEPVCTTYLTMNNTKKPLDNLKVRQAINYAIDKSSLQTAGGGSQLATAANTIMVPSLLGWLDFNAYPTTDNKGDVEKAKALLAEAGYPDGMELTLDTRGTPKIQAYSESVQQSLAKVGIKVNLNVIDVSSFYEVIGTTSQQNDLAITGWCPDWASGQTFLPPILHGDSIVAKGNQNVPQLNDPAVNKRMDEIAAMTDVAAANKAYGELDKQIMETAAPMVPMVYENVMQLRGSNVDPGVVGFDAGIDLVTLSLIDPGK, from the coding sequence ATGAAAAGCAAGAAATTCGTACTGGGCCTTGCCCTGACGTCGGCATTGTTGCTGACGGCCTGCGGAGGTGGCAGCAATGCGCCTGCGCCCAGCGGCAGTGCCGGCGCCGGTGCAGAAGGAACCACAGGCGGTTCCGTCCGCGTATTGCTCAACGCCGATTACTCGCACCTTGACCCGGCCATGGGTTTCGACACCGGCGTCAAGAACTTCTACCGGTTGATCTACCGGACGCTCACGACCAACTCGACAGAGGAAGGCAAGTCCGGGGAAATGAAACCCGACCTTGCCACCGACCTGGGAACCCCATCCAACGGCGGAAAGACCTGGACCTTCACGCTCAAGGACGGCATCTTCTTCGAAGACGGGACGCCAATCACCAGCGCCGAAGTCAAGTACGGTGTCTCTCGCGCCTTTGACCCGGAAATCGGAATCGGTTCCCCGTGGGCCAAGCAGTTGCTCGACGACGGTTCGGGCTACAAGGGCCCCTACATCGACAAGGACAAAGACTTCAAGGCCATCGAAACGCCCGATGCCAAGACGATTGTCTTCAACCTGAACCAGCCGTTTGCCGACTTCGGTTCGGTCGTCGGACAGAACAGCTTCGTTCCTTTCCCTGTGGGTTCGGGTTCCGGCAAGGGATTCGATGCGAAGCCGATTGCATCCGGCCCCTACAAGGTCGATTCCTACACGCGCGGCGGAGAGCTGAAGCTTTCACGCAACGAGAAGTGGGATGCAAAGAGCGACACCGTTCGCCCGGCCAAGCCGGACCACTATGAATTCCTCTTCGGCATCGACGGTGCAACGATCGATGAACGTATGCTGGCGGGCCAAGGCGAGGACAAGAACGCCATCTCCGGCGGCGCGCTCCAGCCGGCAAACGTCTCGCGCATCCAGGACCCAAGCGTCAAGGACCGGGCGGTGCGTGCCGAGCCCGTCTGCACCACCTACCTGACGATGAACAACACCAAGAAGCCGCTGGACAACCTGAAGGTCCGCCAGGCCATCAACTACGCCATCGACAAGTCGAGCCTGCAGACCGCCGGCGGCGGGTCCCAGCTTGCAACCGCGGCAAACACCATCATGGTCCCGTCGCTGCTGGGCTGGTTGGACTTCAACGCCTACCCGACCACGGACAACAAGGGCGACGTGGAGAAGGCAAAGGCACTGTTGGCCGAGGCCGGATACCCGGACGGCATGGAGCTGACCCTGGACACCCGTGGCACGCCGAAGATCCAGGCCTACTCGGAATCGGTGCAGCAGTCGCTTGCGAAGGTCGGCATCAAGGTCAACCTGAACGTCATCGACGTGTCTTCGTTCTACGAGGTCATCGGCACCACCAGCCAGCAAAACGACCTGGCCATCACGGGCTGGTGCCCGGACTGGGCCTCGGGCCAGACCTTCCTGCCGCCGATCCTGCACGGAGACAGCATCGTGGCCAAGGGCAACCAAAACGTCCCCCAGCTCAACGACCCGGCCGTCAACAAGCGCATGGATGAAATCGCGGCCATGACCGATGTCGCCGCCGCCAACAAGGCTTACGGCGAGCTCGACAAGCAGATCATGGAAACGGCCGCCCCCATGGTCCCGATGGTCTACGAAAACGTCATGCAGTTGCGCGGCAGCAACGTCGATCCCGGAGTCGTAGGATTCGACGCCGGCATTGACCTGGTGACGCTCAGCCTGATCGATCCAGGCAAGTAA
- a CDS encoding glycoside hydrolase family 127 protein, with protein MARPQDVFPADTAKRGASNTLPRTGRFGTLGSSHVQLLSGELAHWQSLNRNATIGHSLRELRAAGNLENLRTLATGHPDHYRGKYPFLDTDLFKTLEGLAYEINRPRVEPDPETVAFFEESVTLIEAAQAADGYLNSFYQNPLTDAEPWSDLAWGHELYNLGHLIQAAVAASRQLGDRRLLDVAVRFADLAIENFGNEGAPEVCGHPEIEMALVELYRETGDRSYLDQAKLFIDRRGHGTIKLRTFTADYFQDNLPIRELPSVTGHAVRMAYLAAGAADVALESGDPGLLAELERLWDDLVSSKLYVTGGLGSRHSDEAIGDRFELPSERSYSETCAAIATMQWAWRMFLAQGKTKYLDTFETILHNAYAVSLSTDGKAFFYDNTLQRREDHEQRSGYESGGELLRRAWFGCPCCPPNIIRWVAELQDHLAVVEQGSLRIANYASARIATADLGITMHTEFPWSGAVRVTVDSASPESQGLAFRVPAWAKRATLSVNGEPQAVGVVDGWLEINRAFLGSDVLELNLEMAARFLGSHPHLDATRGCLAVTRGPIIYCLEQEDAPKDINDLVVDARSMREIEEVSNPVPRAVRSVALSLPLRVEPQGGGQLYPEYTGATRAGQTRENVTLVPYAHWGNREPRAMRVWLRNA; from the coding sequence ATGGCGCGACCCCAAGACGTTTTTCCGGCAGACACTGCCAAGCGTGGAGCCAGCAACACCCTCCCGCGGACCGGTCGCTTCGGAACTCTTGGGTCATCGCACGTTCAGCTTCTCTCGGGTGAGTTGGCCCACTGGCAATCGCTGAACAGGAACGCAACGATCGGCCACTCGCTTCGCGAGCTCCGCGCCGCGGGCAACCTGGAAAACCTGCGGACCCTCGCCACCGGGCACCCGGACCACTACCGCGGAAAGTACCCGTTCCTGGACACGGACCTTTTCAAGACCCTTGAAGGCCTGGCCTACGAAATCAACCGTCCGCGCGTGGAACCCGATCCCGAAACGGTTGCGTTCTTCGAGGAATCGGTAACGCTGATTGAGGCGGCGCAGGCTGCGGACGGTTACCTGAACAGCTTCTACCAAAACCCGCTCACGGATGCCGAGCCATGGAGCGATCTGGCATGGGGCCACGAGCTTTACAACCTTGGCCACCTCATTCAGGCCGCAGTGGCCGCCAGCCGCCAGCTTGGTGATCGGCGGCTGCTGGACGTTGCCGTCCGCTTCGCGGACCTTGCGATCGAAAACTTCGGAAACGAAGGTGCCCCCGAGGTCTGTGGTCATCCCGAAATCGAAATGGCCTTGGTCGAGCTGTACCGGGAAACCGGCGACCGGTCGTACCTGGACCAGGCGAAGCTGTTTATTGACCGCCGGGGCCACGGCACGATCAAACTCAGGACCTTCACGGCAGACTATTTTCAGGACAATCTCCCCATCCGGGAGCTGCCCTCGGTCACGGGCCATGCCGTGCGCATGGCCTACCTTGCGGCCGGGGCCGCGGATGTCGCCCTGGAATCGGGGGATCCCGGGTTGCTGGCCGAGCTTGAGCGGTTGTGGGACGACCTGGTCTCCAGCAAGCTGTACGTGACGGGCGGACTGGGCTCCAGGCATTCGGACGAAGCCATCGGGGACCGCTTCGAGTTGCCTTCCGAACGCTCGTACTCCGAAACGTGTGCGGCAATCGCAACGATGCAGTGGGCCTGGAGAATGTTCCTGGCGCAGGGAAAAACCAAGTACCTCGACACCTTTGAGACGATCCTCCACAACGCCTACGCGGTGTCGCTTTCCACCGACGGAAAGGCCTTCTTTTACGACAACACGTTGCAGCGCCGGGAGGACCACGAGCAACGCTCAGGATACGAATCCGGCGGCGAGCTATTGCGTCGCGCGTGGTTCGGCTGCCCCTGCTGCCCGCCAAACATCATTCGGTGGGTGGCGGAACTCCAAGACCATCTCGCCGTCGTGGAACAAGGATCGCTGCGCATCGCCAACTATGCCAGTGCAAGGATTGCCACGGCCGATCTGGGAATCACGATGCACACGGAATTTCCCTGGAGCGGCGCGGTCCGGGTAACCGTCGACAGTGCCTCCCCGGAATCGCAGGGACTGGCTTTCCGGGTTCCGGCCTGGGCGAAGCGCGCCACACTGTCCGTCAACGGCGAACCGCAGGCCGTTGGCGTCGTCGACGGATGGCTTGAAATCAATCGGGCCTTCCTCGGCAGCGATGTCCTGGAACTCAACCTCGAGATGGCCGCCCGGTTCCTGGGGTCGCACCCGCACCTCGACGCCACGCGGGGCTGCCTTGCGGTGACCCGGGGCCCGATCATCTACTGCCTGGAGCAGGAAGACGCCCCGAAGGACATCAACGACCTGGTCGTGGATGCCCGGTCAATGCGGGAGATCGAAGAAGTGTCCAACCCCGTTCCTCGGGCGGTTCGGAGCGTTGCGCTTTCCCTTCCCCTGCGGGTGGAACCACAGGGCGGCGGCCAGCTTTACCCCGAATACACCGGTGCCACCCGCGCCGGGCAAACGCGTGAAAACGTCACTTTGGTTCCCTATGCGCATTGGGGAAACCGTGAACCTCGAGCCATGCGCGTATGGCTCAGAAACGCCTGA
- a CDS encoding proline racemase family protein — MTTESIQISSIDYHTGGEPFRIVTDGYGELDGRTVAERRVSAQNSSTVEKIRQLLVQEPRGHTDMYGCFITEPDDSAASFGAVFWHKDGYSTACGHGTMALGVWAVEEGIVESDPNGTTVVVIDVPSGRVAAHVESRDGIVRGVTFENVPSYVVGQDLKVDVDGKKYTVDLAYGGAIYACLDVAQLDLDITKENYSELRAIGRAVKWACNDLPEAQHSDPRQSGVYGTILFQKLDDLPTGPNQINMTVFADGEVDRSPCGSGTSARLACLAATGEITQNSLKHDSIVGSTFIGTIRPHDVSGSRFPAVIPVVTGMAYRTGRHQFELNPQDELGTGFTLF, encoded by the coding sequence ATGACGACAGAATCCATCCAGATCAGCAGCATCGACTACCACACCGGTGGTGAGCCATTCCGGATTGTCACCGATGGCTACGGTGAGCTTGATGGCCGGACTGTCGCGGAGCGTCGGGTGTCGGCACAAAACAGTTCGACGGTCGAAAAGATTCGCCAGCTCCTGGTTCAGGAGCCTCGCGGACATACGGACATGTACGGCTGCTTCATCACCGAGCCCGACGATTCGGCCGCAAGCTTCGGGGCCGTTTTCTGGCACAAGGACGGCTATTCGACCGCTTGCGGACACGGCACGATGGCGCTGGGCGTCTGGGCCGTCGAAGAGGGAATCGTTGAATCCGACCCCAACGGAACAACCGTCGTCGTCATCGACGTTCCTTCGGGTCGCGTTGCCGCACACGTCGAATCCCGCGACGGCATCGTCCGCGGCGTCACCTTCGAAAACGTTCCGTCCTACGTCGTCGGGCAGGACCTCAAGGTCGACGTCGACGGCAAGAAGTACACCGTCGACCTGGCCTACGGCGGAGCCATCTACGCCTGCCTGGATGTTGCCCAGCTGGACCTGGACATCACCAAGGAGAACTACTCCGAGCTGCGCGCCATCGGCCGCGCCGTGAAGTGGGCCTGCAACGACCTGCCCGAGGCCCAGCACTCCGACCCGCGACAGAGCGGCGTCTACGGAACGATCCTGTTCCAGAAGCTCGATGACCTGCCAACGGGACCGAACCAAATCAACATGACGGTCTTTGCCGACGGCGAGGTCGACCGTTCCCCGTGCGGTTCGGGCACCTCGGCACGCCTGGCATGCCTGGCCGCCACGGGCGAGATCACCCAGAATTCCCTGAAGCACGACTCGATCGTGGGCTCGACCTTCATCGGCACGATTCGTCCCCACGACGTGTCGGGCTCGCGGTTCCCTGCTGTCATACCGGTGGTCACCGGCATGGCGTACCGGACCGGACGCCACCAGTTCGAGCTCAACCCACAGGACGAGCTGGGAACCGGTTTCACCCTGTTCTAA
- a CDS encoding helix-turn-helix transcriptional regulator encodes MIGFGLQELSRQFDDLASGIGATADSSMPAKALPHSEIEFITIRKSLATAYSDIQYRARRSIEAFDRGSDTPDAAGTETARRDALERGVNYRVVYDPSAFKRESGVPMRPGSPALPGSSARVSSIVPARLVIRDGEESLIFSAADRSGGVLGARIHSPWFAALLNDTFETVWGSALPLPTERVATSPRLSGEEQEILRLLATGLTDESIARFLGVSLRTVQRKVQAIQRSFGATSRFQLGAMSAA; translated from the coding sequence ATGATCGGATTTGGGCTGCAAGAACTATCCCGGCAGTTCGATGACTTGGCTTCCGGCATAGGGGCAACCGCCGACAGTTCGATGCCGGCGAAGGCCCTCCCGCATTCGGAGATCGAGTTCATCACCATCAGGAAGAGCCTTGCCACCGCCTACTCGGACATCCAATACCGGGCTCGCCGGTCCATCGAGGCTTTCGATCGCGGAAGCGACACACCAGATGCGGCGGGAACGGAGACGGCTCGGCGTGACGCGCTGGAACGCGGGGTCAACTACCGGGTGGTCTACGATCCTTCGGCCTTCAAACGAGAGTCCGGCGTCCCGATGCGCCCGGGTTCTCCCGCCCTGCCCGGGTCAAGTGCGCGCGTCTCCTCGATCGTTCCGGCCCGCTTGGTCATACGCGACGGGGAGGAATCGCTGATATTCAGCGCCGCCGACCGCTCGGGCGGGGTACTGGGGGCTCGAATCCACAGTCCATGGTTTGCTGCCCTGCTCAACGATACGTTTGAAACCGTCTGGGGATCCGCACTCCCCCTGCCCACCGAGCGGGTGGCAACCTCGCCGCGGCTGAGCGGTGAAGAGCAAGAGATCTTGCGCTTGCTGGCAACCGGCCTCACCGACGAATCCATCGCGCGGTTCCTGGGCGTCAGCCTGCGCACCGTCCAGCGCAAGGTGCAAGCCATCCAAAGAAGCTTCGGCGCAACGAGCCGTTTTCAGCTCGGGGCCATGAGCGCGGCGTAG
- a CDS encoding SDR family NAD(P)-dependent oxidoreductase yields MPGKTIVITGASDGIGASAARQLKELGHHVVVVGRNPEKTRSIATELGADFHLADFADLSQVRSLAAELLESYPRIDVLANNAGGIFSPVRETTVDGFELTFQVNYLAPFLLTQLLLDRLLESRATVVNTSSLANRLYGKVDVDDLNAERFYSPNRAYGNAKLAQIMFTRELQKRYGPRGLSAAAFHPGVVATSFSSSPGTSMEAIYGSKILSKFLTSPQKGANTLVWLSNGVAHIDWPAGEYFTRRRVSSTNRQANDAGLSASLWDRTEELLERG; encoded by the coding sequence ATGCCAGGCAAGACAATCGTCATCACCGGAGCCAGCGACGGAATCGGGGCGTCCGCCGCCCGGCAGCTCAAGGAGCTCGGCCATCATGTGGTTGTGGTTGGCAGGAACCCCGAAAAGACGAGGTCCATCGCGACGGAGCTGGGGGCGGATTTTCACCTCGCGGACTTCGCGGACCTTTCCCAGGTGCGCAGTCTCGCCGCCGAGCTTCTGGAAAGCTATCCGCGCATCGATGTCCTGGCCAACAACGCCGGCGGCATTTTCTCGCCCGTCCGGGAGACAACCGTCGACGGCTTTGAACTCACTTTCCAAGTCAACTACCTGGCGCCGTTCTTGCTGACGCAGCTCTTGCTCGATCGGTTGCTCGAATCGAGGGCGACCGTCGTCAATACGTCGAGCCTTGCAAACCGCCTGTATGGAAAGGTCGATGTGGATGACCTCAATGCAGAACGCTTCTACAGCCCCAACCGCGCCTACGGGAATGCCAAGTTGGCACAAATCATGTTCACCCGTGAATTGCAGAAACGCTATGGCCCTCGAGGGCTCTCCGCGGCTGCATTCCACCCTGGCGTTGTTGCCACGAGCTTTTCCAGCTCACCCGGCACCTCCATGGAAGCCATTTACGGCAGCAAGATTCTTTCCAAGTTCCTGACCTCTCCCCAAAAGGGCGCCAACACCCTGGTCTGGCTGTCCAACGGAGTCGCACACATCGACTGGCCGGCGGGTGAGTACTTCACGCGCAGAAGGGTCTCTTCAACCAACAGGCAGGCCAACGACGCCGGGTTGAGCGCCTCACTGTGGGATCGCACGGAGGAACTGCTCGAGCGCGGCTGA
- a CDS encoding VOC family protein produces the protein MATILNPYISFRGEARAALEFYHSVFGGELDLRPFADFDFAKTDNPADDAKIMHGHLRGLNGLNIMASDTPESMEWKGGSAISITLSGEDKDELQGYWDKLSEGAAIGEQLAQAPWGDWFGMLRDKFGIDWMVNIAGSPSA, from the coding sequence ATGGCCACAATCCTCAATCCCTACATCAGCTTCCGCGGTGAAGCCCGCGCTGCATTGGAGTTCTACCACTCGGTGTTCGGCGGTGAATTGGACCTGCGGCCCTTCGCGGACTTCGACTTCGCCAAGACCGACAATCCCGCGGACGACGCGAAAATCATGCACGGGCACCTGCGCGGGTTGAACGGCCTGAACATCATGGCCTCGGACACCCCGGAATCCATGGAGTGGAAGGGCGGCAGCGCCATCTCGATCACGCTCAGCGGCGAGGACAAGGACGAGCTCCAGGGCTACTGGGACAAGCTCTCCGAAGGCGCGGCCATTGGTGAGCAGCTGGCACAGGCCCCGTGGGGCGACTGGTTTGGAATGCTGCGCGACAAGTTCGGCATCGACTGGATGGTGAACATCGCAGGATCGCCAAGCGCCTGA